A genome region from Patescibacteria group bacterium includes the following:
- a CDS encoding DsbA family protein yields the protein MDTQESSPSTQDSGKSQSLTVPFAIVAAGALVAFAIYSQGPGASAPIDNNNPGVAAVGGALTAREVSGDDHLRGNPDAEIKIVEFSDLECPFCKNFHQTMLQVMDEYGNDGRVAWVYRHLPLEQIHSKARKEAEASECAAKLGGNDAFWRYIDKIFEITPANNGLDLAQLPKIAQDLGLDRGAFEACLSGGEFTQKVSDQMQDAAAAGAQGTPYSLIITKDGKSIPINGALPYPSVKAMIDQALAK from the coding sequence ATGGATACACAAGAATCATCACCATCAACGCAGGATTCCGGCAAGTCTCAAAGTCTTACCGTACCTTTCGCGATCGTAGCAGCAGGGGCGCTTGTCGCTTTTGCTATTTACAGCCAAGGCCCAGGCGCTTCCGCACCTATTGATAACAACAACCCAGGGGTAGCCGCAGTAGGAGGCGCTCTTACCGCTCGCGAGGTAAGCGGCGATGATCACCTGCGTGGTAATCCCGATGCAGAGATCAAGATTGTCGAATTTTCCGACCTCGAATGCCCATTTTGTAAGAACTTTCATCAAACCATGCTTCAGGTCATGGATGAATACGGCAACGATGGCAGGGTAGCATGGGTCTATCGTCATTTACCGCTCGAGCAAATTCATTCCAAAGCACGCAAAGAGGCCGAGGCTTCAGAGTGTGCGGCAAAGCTTGGCGGCAACGACGCTTTCTGGCGCTATATCGACAAGATTTTTGAGATCACGCCCGCAAACAACGGTCTTGACCTCGCGCAACTCCCAAAGATAGCTCAAGACTTGGGTCTTGATCGAGGTGCGTTTGAGGCGTGTCTCTCTGGTGGCGAATTCACACAAAAAGTGTCTGATCAGATGCAAGATGCCGCAGCGGCAGGTGCACAGGGAACTCCGTATAGCTTGATTATCACAAAAGATGGCAAATCAATCCCTATAAATGGTGCTCTCCCATACCCGTCAGTCAAAGCAATGATTGACCAGGCGCTCGCCAAATAA
- a CDS encoding peptidoglycan-binding domain-containing protein, with translation MLKAVKIGYIVAVVMLVPYIAQAYTFTQFLQRGSSHPEVRELQIALKSDVSIYPEGIVSGYFGLLTEKAVQRFQAKYGIVSQGNPASTGYGLIRKRTRTKLNEVFSVGISPAPTQLPVINNQPSPVFPVPPTSNTATNENALKFISPKAGDAFHAGDIMAIRWKGGTSESKIAFTLYHSVAGVLNSPVVDQFRFQYGAFDPDIANNLWNLPNTGIFNWKIPGTFSGDYTVGLFCLSGCSNYTPKDMRDYTGVITIGNTQSKPSISHIFFRNNGDPVLYEGKTYTVDWAVTNPPTQNNVVVEIIFGDYQGQVHTHQIPFNPQVNSFQLPVPMGTGGDGTGNKRWIDVCLKDTSVAYSVQQYLSCDRSVTVYVRK, from the coding sequence ATGTTGAAAGCAGTAAAAATAGGTTACATAGTAGCCGTTGTCATGCTCGTGCCTTACATCGCTCAAGCGTATACATTCACGCAATTTTTACAAAGAGGCTCATCCCATCCCGAGGTTAGAGAGTTGCAAATAGCTCTCAAAAGTGATGTTTCGATTTATCCGGAAGGCATCGTGTCCGGTTATTTCGGCCTGCTTACAGAAAAGGCGGTGCAACGATTTCAGGCAAAGTATGGAATTGTAAGTCAAGGAAATCCTGCAAGTACTGGTTACGGGCTCATTAGGAAACGAACACGAACTAAACTCAATGAAGTTTTTTCTGTTGGTATTAGTCCTGCTCCCACTCAACTACCAGTAATAAATAATCAACCTTCACCAGTATTCCCGGTTCCGCCAACTAGCAATACAGCGACAAATGAAAATGCACTCAAATTTATTTCACCAAAAGCGGGTGACGCGTTTCATGCTGGTGATATTATGGCGATTCGATGGAAGGGAGGCACATCAGAAAGCAAGATAGCCTTTACTCTTTACCATTCGGTTGCAGGAGTTTTAAACTCGCCTGTTGTTGATCAATTTAGATTTCAGTACGGCGCCTTTGATCCGGATATAGCAAACAACTTATGGAATTTACCGAATACAGGAATATTTAACTGGAAAATACCCGGCACCTTTTCGGGTGACTATACCGTCGGTTTGTTCTGTCTCAGTGGATGCTCAAACTATACACCCAAGGATATGCGCGATTATACAGGAGTGATAACCATAGGTAATACCCAATCAAAACCATCCATTTCGCATATCTTTTTCCGAAATAATGGAGATCCAGTTCTCTATGAGGGGAAAACATATACGGTAGATTGGGCTGTTACAAATCCTCCAACACAAAATAATGTCGTGGTAGAGATTATTTTTGGAGATTATCAGGGACAAGTCCATACACATCAAATTCCATTTAACCCTCAGGTAAATTCATTCCAGCTGCCAGTTCCTATGGGTACTGGTGGAGATGGTACTGGCAATAAAAGATGGATTGATGTTTGTCTTAAGGATACTTCGGTGGCATATTCTGTGCAGCAATATCTGAGTTGTGACAGATCAGTAACAGTGTATGTAAGGAAATAG
- a CDS encoding permease-like cell division protein FtsX — MVGTSFKRVIRNAFTNFWRNGWVSVATILVMVLAILMVGSLIMFQVLLNATLAEVEKKVDVSAYFKQDAEENEIFRIRGLLQGLSEVREITYVSQDEALAIFKERHKDNALISSALDELGENPLGAVLRIRAAEQQNYESIVRFLENGGFDASLDKVDYRQNEAIFRRLEAVLALTRRVGFGVSAVLGFVAFLVAFNTIRLAIYTSREEISIMRLVGASTWYVRGPFLVEGAAHGFFASIISMLIFWPATLWMGPRAREFFGGVDLFSFYTQNLFLFFFALFMVGITIGVFSSFVATRRYLKI, encoded by the coding sequence ATGGTAGGCACGAGTTTCAAACGAGTCATACGCAACGCATTTACCAATTTTTGGCGCAACGGCTGGGTGTCGGTCGCTACTATATTAGTGATGGTTCTTGCTATCCTGATGGTCGGTTCGCTCATCATGTTCCAAGTATTGCTCAACGCGACACTCGCGGAAGTTGAGAAAAAAGTAGATGTCAGCGCGTACTTCAAGCAAGATGCCGAAGAAAATGAAATTTTTCGTATCCGCGGACTTTTGCAGGGACTTTCCGAGGTGCGTGAGATAACCTATGTATCTCAAGATGAAGCTCTCGCGATTTTCAAAGAGCGCCACAAAGATAACGCGCTCATATCGAGTGCACTCGATGAGCTTGGTGAAAATCCACTTGGTGCGGTATTACGCATTCGTGCAGCCGAGCAGCAAAACTATGAATCAATCGTACGGTTTTTAGAAAATGGTGGTTTTGATGCATCGCTCGACAAGGTTGACTATCGACAAAACGAAGCAATCTTCAGACGCCTCGAGGCGGTACTCGCACTCACGCGTCGCGTAGGCTTTGGGGTGAGCGCGGTATTGGGTTTTGTAGCATTTTTGGTAGCGTTCAATACTATCCGTCTGGCAATCTATACTTCGCGCGAAGAGATTAGTATCATGCGTCTTGTAGGGGCTTCTACTTGGTATGTGCGCGGGCCGTTTTTGGTGGAGGGTGCGGCGCACGGATTTTTTGCCTCCATCATATCGATGCTGATCTTTTGGCCCGCGACATTGTGGATGGGGCCACGCGCGCGCGAGTTTTTTGGCGGGGTTGATCTCTTCTCGTTCTATACACAAAACCTTTTTCTCTTTTTCTTCGCTCTCTTTATGGTCGGCATCACCATCGGTGTCTTCTCAAGCTTTGTTGCTACAAGACGGTATCTTAAGATATAA